From one Blastocatellia bacterium genomic stretch:
- a CDS encoding UvrD-helicase domain-containing protein, whose amino-acid sequence MPWTEAQREAIETRRQRVLVSAGAGSGKTRVLVERFLRLLEENPSWNVPDIVAVTFTEKAAREMVSRIRREIRQRIEQAESFEARERWRAHRNALDSSRIGTIHSLCAALLRAHPAEAGIDPAFTVLEEIEADMRLEEAIEETLAAAARESSRLALSSPDLCLSLVEVFATLSAHEVKAALASLVRQGASAAAAIAHLEGKTPAALFAHWQQSLRQAREAAARAIVESDRWREAARTVARLAAQDSADKIEQVRAEVATRLSEINDSLNGAALSRCLLDIKAAIVLRGGAAKKWPSEAALRDVKAALTAMRDLIKGEALLALELNEADRVAAEVVARLVELYRRTRQHFAALKRHRSALDFNDLEELTERLLATHPEVCKRYHDGERGLIRALMVDEFQDTAPIQTRILKQLAPQSGEFFIIGDAKQSIYRFRGADLTVFHALRDDWSRSGGRDIAMNACFRTHERLIAFVNHLFDMIFKRENRYDTGYEAMTAHRRPATAAAAVELHIITQSKETSARLKVAELREREAALVARRIREVVEQEQVAVCGKDESARAAQYGDFALLFQASTSFDIFEQAMADAGVPYVTIAGRGFYDRQEITDLTNLLAFLVSPNDNLRLAAVLRSPIFALSDETLMRLRAEPPRRTLWRALGDETVAHAEAEREAVRAARERLARLSARAGRLSAADLIVAVLRETGYLATLMRLPHGERRVANVEKFIEQARGLASMTLAELVERIGQMQFREAREGEATVEEAGAVRLMTVHKSKGLEFPIVWLVDTTYKGHTSRELIATHVDYGIAARINADHLETDDDNLKAASYVMLQQIEQQMDRAEKKRLLYVAATRARDHLMISGAPGAGNAKGDHWLGRILSSLDVDEQSRPASFDYPGGQVTIAWHDAEAMPTSYPAAASASDSRESLSSQQPSDGQRFPLIGPLV is encoded by the coding sequence ATGCCGTGGACTGAAGCACAACGCGAAGCGATTGAAACACGCCGGCAGCGCGTGCTGGTGTCGGCGGGCGCCGGGTCGGGTAAGACGCGCGTGCTGGTCGAACGCTTTCTGCGACTGCTCGAAGAGAATCCCTCGTGGAACGTGCCGGACATCGTCGCCGTGACTTTCACCGAAAAGGCGGCGCGCGAGATGGTGTCGCGCATCCGCCGCGAGATTCGCCAACGTATCGAGCAGGCGGAATCCTTTGAAGCGCGCGAGCGCTGGCGGGCGCACCGCAACGCGCTCGATTCATCGCGCATCGGCACGATTCATTCGCTGTGCGCCGCCCTGCTGCGGGCTCACCCGGCAGAGGCCGGCATCGATCCGGCGTTCACCGTGCTGGAAGAGATCGAAGCCGATATGCGGCTTGAAGAGGCGATTGAAGAAACCCTTGCCGCCGCCGCCCGCGAAAGCAGCCGACTGGCGCTGTCATCTCCTGACCTCTGCCTGTCGCTCGTCGAAGTCTTCGCCACCCTCTCGGCGCACGAAGTCAAAGCCGCGCTCGCGTCGCTGGTCAGACAAGGCGCGAGCGCCGCGGCGGCCATCGCCCATCTCGAAGGCAAGACGCCGGCGGCGCTTTTCGCGCACTGGCAACAATCGCTCCGTCAAGCACGTGAAGCGGCGGCCCGCGCCATCGTCGAAAGTGATCGGTGGCGCGAGGCGGCGCGCACTGTTGCGCGGCTGGCCGCACAGGATTCCGCCGACAAGATCGAGCAGGTTCGCGCCGAGGTCGCCACACGGCTTTCTGAGATCAATGACTCACTGAATGGCGCGGCGCTGTCGCGGTGTTTACTCGACATCAAAGCGGCGATTGTTCTGCGCGGCGGCGCGGCAAAGAAGTGGCCTTCGGAAGCGGCATTGCGCGATGTGAAAGCCGCGCTCACCGCGATGCGGGACTTAATCAAAGGCGAAGCGCTACTGGCGCTTGAGCTGAACGAAGCCGACCGCGTCGCGGCGGAAGTCGTGGCGCGGCTCGTCGAGTTATATCGGCGCACGCGGCAGCATTTCGCCGCGCTCAAGCGCCATCGCTCGGCGCTCGACTTCAACGACCTGGAAGAGCTGACCGAGCGATTGCTAGCGACGCACCCGGAAGTTTGTAAGCGCTACCACGACGGCGAGCGCGGTTTGATTCGCGCACTGATGGTGGACGAGTTTCAGGACACCGCGCCGATCCAGACGCGCATCCTCAAACAGCTTGCGCCGCAATCGGGCGAGTTCTTTATCATCGGCGACGCCAAGCAATCGATCTACCGCTTTCGCGGCGCCGACCTGACGGTCTTTCATGCGCTGCGTGACGACTGGTCGCGCAGCGGCGGGCGCGACATCGCTATGAACGCTTGCTTTCGCACACACGAGCGGCTGATCGCTTTCGTGAATCACCTCTTCGACATGATCTTCAAGCGCGAGAATCGCTATGACACCGGCTACGAGGCGATGACGGCGCACCGGCGGCCCGCGACCGCTGCGGCGGCGGTCGAACTGCACATCATCACGCAGAGCAAAGAGACGAGCGCCAGGCTGAAAGTCGCCGAGCTGCGCGAGCGCGAAGCGGCGCTGGTCGCACGCCGCATCCGCGAGGTCGTCGAGCAAGAGCAGGTCGCGGTCTGCGGCAAAGACGAGAGCGCGCGAGCGGCGCAGTACGGCGACTTCGCGCTGCTGTTTCAAGCCTCGACCAGCTTCGACATTTTCGAGCAGGCGATGGCCGATGCCGGCGTGCCTTATGTGACGATTGCCGGGCGCGGCTTTTACGACCGGCAAGAGATTACCGACCTGACGAACCTGCTCGCCTTTCTCGTCAGCCCGAACGATAACCTGAGGCTGGCCGCCGTGCTGCGCTCGCCGATATTCGCCCTGTCGGATGAAACGCTGATGCGGCTCCGCGCGGAGCCGCCGCGGCGCACGCTCTGGCGTGCGCTCGGCGATGAAACGGTGGCGCACGCCGAAGCCGAGCGCGAAGCGGTGCGGGCGGCGCGTGAAAGGCTGGCGCGGCTGAGCGCCCGGGCGGGTCGGCTGAGCGCCGCCGATCTCATCGTCGCCGTGCTCAGAGAGACCGGCTATCTGGCGACGCTGATGCGACTGCCGCACGGCGAGCGGCGCGTTGCAAATGTCGAGAAGTTCATCGAGCAGGCGCGCGGCCTGGCTTCGATGACGCTTGCGGAACTGGTCGAGCGCATCGGCCAGATGCAGTTCCGCGAAGCCCGCGAAGGCGAAGCGACCGTTGAAGAGGCCGGCGCGGTGCGCTTGATGACGGTTCACAAATCAAAGGGCCTGGAATTCCCCATCGTCTGGCTGGTGGATACGACTTACAAAGGTCACACGTCGCGCGAGCTGATCGCAACCCATGTTGATTATGGCATCGCCGCGCGCATCAACGCCGATCATCTGGAGACCGATGACGATAATTTGAAGGCCGCTTCGTATGTCATGTTGCAGCAGATCGAGCAGCAGATGGATCGCGCCGAAAAGAAGCGCTTGCTCTACGTCGCGGCGACGCGAGCCCGCGACCATTTGATGATTTCGGGAGCGCCGGGCGCGGGTAACGCCAAGGGCGATCACTGGCTCGGGCGCATTCTGTCGTCGCTCGACGTGGATGAGCAGTCGCGCCCGGCGAGCTTTGATTACCCCGGCGGTCAGGTGACGATTGCCTGGCACGACGCCGAGGCTATGCCGACGAGCTATCCAGCCGCGGCTTCGGCTAGCGATAGCCGCGAATCGCTTTCAAGCCAGCAGCCATCCGACGGCCAACGGTTTCCGCTGATCGGCCCGCTCGTCTAA
- a CDS encoding phosphatase PAP2 family protein, protein MIEQGGDAGKRDAATRRRGDAATKKASDHLEVGGETPAAPAQPLLYPADQVVIAYITIITVLVVGFSFRIPLWPLFIALHALAIGLVLLLAKGDQSLSRRVAASPRRRVAASSFIHGWYPVALIPATYKELSYLIPLIHPRDFDAELAAIDHRLFGAHPTVWLERFTWPALTEILQLAYATYYFLPLILGVVLWRKQWFEPFRFWVFIVALGFYVSYLGYIAVPATGPRFLPAIKAAQSFPLSGVWLFHSLRDTLDRAEGITRDCFPSGHTELTLLVLYYARRFHRRTFWLMLPVGSALIMATVYLRYHYVVDVLAGGAAAALVILIAGPLYRILEGQGARGWGLEKRG, encoded by the coding sequence GTGATTGAGCAAGGCGGCGACGCGGGGAAGCGTGACGCGGCGACGCGGCGACGCGGCGACGCGGCGACGAAGAAAGCGAGTGACCATCTGGAGGTTGGTGGCGAGACACCAGCCGCGCCCGCTCAGCCGTTGCTCTATCCGGCGGATCAAGTCGTCATCGCTTACATCACGATCATTACCGTGCTAGTCGTCGGGTTCAGCTTTCGCATCCCCCTCTGGCCCCTGTTCATCGCCTTGCACGCGCTGGCCATCGGCCTCGTCTTGCTGCTGGCCAAAGGGGATCAGTCTCTTTCTCGCCGCGTCGCCGCGTCGCCGCGTCGCCGCGTCGCCGCGTCGTCTTTCATTCACGGCTGGTATCCGGTGGCGCTGATTCCTGCGACCTACAAAGAGCTCTCTTACCTGATCCCGCTCATCCATCCGCGCGACTTCGACGCGGAGCTGGCGGCAATCGATCATCGGCTCTTCGGCGCGCACCCGACCGTCTGGCTCGAACGCTTCACCTGGCCGGCGCTAACCGAAATCCTGCAACTCGCCTATGCGACTTACTATTTTCTGCCGCTCATCCTCGGCGTGGTGCTGTGGCGCAAGCAGTGGTTCGAGCCGTTTCGTTTCTGGGTCTTCATCGTCGCTCTCGGTTTTTATGTTAGTTATCTGGGCTACATTGCCGTGCCGGCGACCGGGCCGCGCTTTCTGCCGGCGATCAAAGCGGCGCAGAGCTTTCCACTCAGCGGCGTCTGGTTGTTTCACAGCCTGCGCGATACGCTCGACCGCGCCGAAGGCATCACCCGCGACTGCTTTCCGAGCGGCCATACCGAATTGACCCTGCTGGTTCTGTATTACGCGCGCCGCTTTCATCGCCGCACCTTCTGGCTGATGTTGCCAGTGGGCAGCGCTTTGATCATGGCGACCGTCTATTTGCGTTATCACTATGTCGTTGACGTGCTGGCCGGCGGCGCCGCCGCCGCCCTGGTTATCTTGATCGCCGGGCCGCTCTACCGAATTCTGGAGGGGCAAGGGGCAAGGGGCTGGGGGCTAGAGAAGAGAGGGTAG
- a CDS encoding NAD-dependent epimerase/dehydratase family protein, producing the protein MTSKQGVVLVTGATGFVGSHVVDRLLEGGRAVRCLVRRSSNLRYLKDPRLEFAEGGLDDATDWQAALRGVDAIYHVAGLTFARRAKDYFEVNQRGTERLLAAALKHRDQIKRFVLVSSLAAIGPSRDGTPVDEDAPPTPITPYGQSKLMGEEALRAVGDLLPYAIVRPPAVYGPRDYALLELFKAIERGMMPMIGRYDKRVSLVHARDLAAGIILAGESEQAVGRAYFISSDKVYSMRELAASIAEMMGRRARQLAIPRPLAFGVALAAEGLSALTRKPPVINRDKVRDLSERCWGCSIERAKRELGYNPQVPINEGLRETIDWYKREGWL; encoded by the coding sequence ATGACAAGCAAGCAAGGAGTCGTCCTGGTCACCGGCGCGACCGGTTTTGTCGGCAGTCACGTCGTCGACCGCCTGCTTGAAGGCGGGCGCGCGGTGCGCTGTCTGGTGCGCCGCTCAAGTAATCTTCGCTACCTGAAAGACCCGCGTCTCGAATTCGCCGAAGGCGGCCTCGATGACGCCACCGATTGGCAGGCGGCGCTCCGTGGCGTAGACGCCATCTATCACGTCGCCGGCCTGACTTTTGCGCGGCGGGCGAAGGATTACTTCGAGGTGAATCAGCGCGGCACCGAGCGATTGCTAGCCGCCGCGCTCAAGCACCGCGACCAAATCAAGCGATTTGTGCTGGTCAGCTCGCTCGCGGCCATCGGCCCATCGCGCGACGGCACGCCGGTTGACGAAGACGCGCCGCCGACGCCCATCACGCCTTACGGGCAGAGCAAGCTGATGGGCGAAGAAGCATTGCGCGCCGTCGGCGACCTGCTGCCCTACGCCATTGTCAGGCCGCCTGCGGTCTACGGCCCGCGCGATTACGCGTTGCTCGAATTGTTCAAAGCCATCGAGCGCGGCATGATGCCGATGATCGGGCGCTATGACAAGCGCGTGAGCCTCGTCCACGCCCGCGATCTGGCGGCGGGCATCATCCTTGCGGGTGAAAGCGAGCAAGCGGTCGGGCGCGCTTACTTCATCTCAAGCGACAAGGTCTATTCGATGCGCGAGCTGGCCGCAAGCATCGCCGAGATGATGGGCCGTCGCGCTCGTCAGCTCGCCATTCCGCGCCCGCTGGCTTTCGGCGTCGCGCTGGCCGCCGAGGGCCTGTCGGCGCTCACGCGCAAGCCGCCGGTCATCAACCGCGACAAAGTGCGCGACCTGTCGGAACGCTGCTGGGGCTGTTCGATTGAGCGGGCGAAACGTGAGCTGGGCTACAATCCGCAGGTGCCCATCAACGAAGGCTTGCGGGAAACGATTGACTGGTACAAGCGCGAGGGCTGGCTGTGA
- a CDS encoding amidohydrolase — MKPKLITAIILLLVAALVVPAAQRPKAIAPTATRDQQIAQAAEGLRARLVECRRDFHMHPELSNREERTARVVAERLRALGLDEVKTGVGRHGVVALLKGAKPGPVVAVRTDMDALPVLETMDVPYKSLNPGVKHACGHDVHMTVELGVAEVLSKMRDQISGTIKFIFQPAEEGAPAGEEGGAALMIKEGALENPRPAVIFGLHTNPLIEAGQIAYHSGPAMASSDRISITVRGKKSHGAQPQMGVDAIVVAAECITALQTIHSRRIDPLEPLVITIGTIKGGDRNNIIADEVQMTGTMRAFNEEVRKRAQQLMRDTLQNVTAAYGATFDLKFDGSNPVTYNDPRLVEETLPTLRRVVGDKNLIAPKPFMPAEDFSEYQKIVPGFFYFLGVGNRARGITAAWHTAEFDVDEESLVVGVKVMANVLLDYLDRHATK, encoded by the coding sequence ATGAAGCCAAAATTGATTACTGCCATCATCCTGTTGCTTGTCGCCGCACTGGTCGTGCCGGCGGCACAGCGACCGAAAGCCATCGCGCCGACGGCGACGCGCGATCAGCAGATTGCCCAGGCCGCCGAAGGCTTGCGCGCCCGTCTGGTCGAATGCCGCCGCGATTTTCATATGCATCCCGAGCTATCGAATCGCGAAGAGCGCACGGCGCGCGTCGTCGCTGAACGCTTGCGCGCCCTCGGGCTCGACGAAGTGAAAACCGGCGTCGGGCGTCACGGCGTTGTGGCTTTGCTCAAAGGCGCGAAGCCTGGCCCGGTCGTCGCCGTGCGCACAGACATGGACGCGCTGCCGGTTCTAGAGACGATGGATGTGCCTTACAAATCGCTGAACCCCGGCGTCAAACATGCCTGCGGCCATGACGTTCACATGACGGTCGAGCTTGGCGTCGCCGAAGTTTTATCCAAGATGCGCGACCAGATCAGCGGCACGATCAAGTTCATCTTTCAGCCCGCCGAAGAAGGCGCGCCGGCGGGCGAAGAAGGCGGCGCGGCGTTGATGATTAAAGAAGGCGCTTTAGAAAATCCGCGCCCGGCGGTCATCTTTGGCCTGCACACCAACCCGCTCATCGAAGCCGGGCAGATCGCTTACCACAGCGGCCCGGCGATGGCGTCGTCGGATCGCATCTCGATCACCGTGCGCGGCAAGAAATCGCACGGCGCGCAGCCGCAGATGGGCGTTGACGCCATCGTCGTCGCCGCCGAGTGCATCACCGCATTGCAAACCATTCACAGCCGGCGCATCGATCCGCTGGAACCATTAGTCATCACCATCGGCACCATCAAGGGCGGCGACCGCAACAACATCATCGCCGACGAAGTGCAGATGACCGGCACCATGCGCGCCTTCAACGAGGAGGTGCGCAAGCGCGCTCAGCAGTTGATGCGCGACACGTTGCAGAACGTCACGGCGGCCTACGGCGCGACCTTCGATCTGAAATTCGACGGCTCGAACCCGGTCACCTATAACGACCCGCGCCTCGTCGAAGAGACCTTGCCGACCCTCAGGCGCGTCGTCGGCGACAAGAACCTGATCGCGCCGAAACCGTTTATGCCGGCTGAAGATTTCTCGGAGTATCAAAAGATCGTCCCCGGCTTCTTTTATTTCCTCGGCGTCGGCAATCGCGCCCGCGGCATCACCGCCGCGTGGCACACCGCCGAGTTCGACGTCGACGAAGAATCGCTGGTCGTCGGCGTCAAGGTGATGGCCAACGTGCTGCTCGATTACCTCGACCGCCACGCGACCAAGTAA
- a CDS encoding GNAT family N-acetyltransferase, with protein sequence MRSQFQFKAISALAAAPNAATLRTSKLTAEEEAEVLGFLSQRPDRTFGLLGFIRSNGLVSSHNRGTFYACRDEQGALQGVALIGHHLLFEARSEAATAAFARLAQQCPGAYMLLGHHEDVQSFWYFYAAGGAAARQVARERLFEQRWPVAVREPIAGLRLATPVDLDLIIPVHAQMVLEESGEDPLQQDPEAFRQRCLRRIDRQMTWVWIEAGRLIFKIDIVSDAPEVTYLEGMWVATEERGKGYGKRCLSQLTQAFLIRSRAVCVLVNENKSAVHDFYCRAGFKPAGIFETIFLRQKIC encoded by the coding sequence ATGCGTTCACAGTTCCAGTTTAAAGCGATCAGCGCGCTCGCCGCGGCGCCCAACGCTGCAACCTTGCGCACCAGCAAGCTGACCGCCGAAGAAGAAGCCGAAGTCCTCGGCTTTCTCAGCCAGCGACCCGACCGCACCTTCGGGCTGCTCGGCTTCATCCGCAGCAACGGCCTGGTCAGCTCGCACAATCGCGGCACATTTTACGCCTGCCGCGACGAGCAGGGCGCGCTGCAAGGCGTGGCGCTGATCGGCCATCACTTGCTGTTTGAAGCGCGCAGCGAAGCCGCCACCGCAGCCTTCGCGCGGCTGGCGCAGCAGTGCCCGGGAGCCTATATGCTGCTCGGCCATCATGAAGATGTGCAGTCCTTCTGGTACTTCTACGCGGCGGGCGGCGCGGCGGCGCGACAGGTCGCCCGCGAGCGCTTGTTCGAGCAGCGCTGGCCGGTCGCCGTGCGCGAGCCCATCGCCGGGCTGCGACTGGCGACGCCTGTCGACCTCGATCTCATCATTCCGGTGCACGCGCAGATGGTTTTGGAAGAGAGCGGCGAAGACCCTTTGCAGCAAGACCCCGAAGCCTTTCGTCAGCGCTGCCTGCGCCGCATCGACCGCCAGATGACATGGGTATGGATCGAAGCCGGCCGCCTGATCTTCAAGATCGATATTGTCAGCGATGCGCCGGAGGTCACTTATCTTGAAGGCATGTGGGTAGCCACCGAAGAGCGCGGCAAAGGTTATGGCAAACGTTGCCTGTCGCAACTGACGCAGGCTTTTTTAATTCGCAGCCGCGCGGTCTGCGTGCTGGTCAACGAAAACAAATCCGCCGTGCATGACTTTTACTGCCGCGCCGGGTTCAAGCCCGCCGGCATTTTCGAGACGATATTCCTCCGCCAGAAAATCTGCTAA
- a CDS encoding lysophospholipid acyltransferase family protein: MASGTASKTVKDSTDNKLTASRRWSARDLTQIILFALLVKPFMTLFIGLRVRGREHLPRDGQFILVANHSSHLDTISLLSLFSLTRLRRIRPVAAADYFERNRLVSLLTKTFFNILPIARRGITAENNPLERMQQALAAGDSLLIFPEGTRGSGQEIGPFRSGIAHLVAKLPEVPVVPAYLANMGRSLPKGEIIPVPFFCEIRLGEPLRLSGNRQQIIHTLEDAVRALREL, encoded by the coding sequence ATGGCGAGCGGGACCGCAAGCAAGACGGTGAAGGATTCAACCGACAACAAACTGACGGCGTCACGGCGATGGAGCGCGCGCGACCTGACGCAGATCATCCTCTTCGCCCTGCTGGTCAAGCCGTTTATGACCTTGTTCATCGGCCTGCGGGTGCGCGGGCGCGAGCATCTGCCGCGCGACGGCCAGTTCATTCTCGTCGCCAATCATTCGAGCCACCTCGACACCATCTCGCTGCTGTCGCTGTTCAGCCTGACGCGGTTGCGCCGCATCCGACCGGTCGCCGCCGCTGACTACTTCGAGCGTAACCGGCTGGTGTCGCTGCTTACCAAAACCTTCTTCAACATTCTGCCCATCGCCCGCCGCGGCATCACCGCCGAGAACAATCCGCTGGAGCGCATGCAGCAAGCGCTCGCCGCAGGCGACTCGCTGCTCATCTTTCCCGAAGGAACACGCGGCAGCGGCCAGGAGATCGGCCCTTTCCGCTCAGGCATTGCCCACCTGGTGGCGAAGCTGCCAGAGGTTCCGGTGGTGCCGGCTTATCTGGCCAACATGGGCCGCAGCTTGCCGAAAGGCGAGATTATCCCTGTGCCCTTCTTCTGCGAGATTCGCCTGGGCGAGCCGCTGCGCCTGAGCGGCAACCGCCAGCAGATTATCCACACGCTCGAAGACGCCGTGCGCGCTTTGAGAGAACTGTAG
- a CDS encoding phosphatidate cytidylyltransferase, with product MGLLVLGVLVVASVAVAALKRARPQADFTELAARVKAWWVMAAVFFAAIVVSNRLSLVFFAFMSFWAMKEYVTLLKTRPADHHALVFTFLAIPVQYLWIGVGWYGMFIVFIPVYMMLALPVRMVLAKETTGFVASASQIQWGLMIFVFGLSHMAFLLTVPQIDDTLVNGRMLVLFLVFVVEMSDVLQYVWGKTIGRHKIIPAVSPNKTWEGFLGGVFSVMGLSLLIRFLTPFTVIETLLVSLIITVAGFCGGAVMSAVKRDFGVKDFGAAIPGHGGMLDRVDSLCYAAPFFFHYVRYFHYWG from the coding sequence ATGGGCCTGCTGGTTTTAGGCGTGCTGGTCGTCGCTTCGGTCGCCGTTGCGGCGCTCAAGCGCGCCCGCCCGCAAGCCGACTTCACGGAGCTTGCGGCGCGCGTCAAAGCCTGGTGGGTGATGGCGGCGGTCTTCTTTGCCGCCATCGTCGTCAGCAACCGGCTGTCGCTGGTCTTCTTCGCCTTCATGAGCTTCTGGGCGATGAAAGAATACGTCACGCTGCTCAAGACTCGCCCGGCAGATCATCACGCGCTAGTCTTCACCTTCCTGGCCATTCCTGTGCAATACCTCTGGATCGGCGTGGGCTGGTACGGCATGTTCATCGTCTTCATCCCGGTCTACATGATGCTGGCGCTGCCCGTCCGCATGGTGCTGGCAAAAGAGACGACGGGCTTTGTCGCCTCGGCGTCGCAGATTCAATGGGGGCTGATGATCTTTGTCTTCGGCCTCAGCCACATGGCGTTCCTGCTGACGGTGCCGCAGATTGACGACACCCTGGTCAACGGGCGCATGCTGGTGCTATTTCTGGTCTTCGTCGTCGAGATGAGCGATGTGCTGCAATACGTCTGGGGCAAGACCATCGGCCGCCATAAGATCATCCCGGCGGTCAGCCCGAACAAGACATGGGAAGGCTTCCTGGGCGGCGTCTTTTCAGTGATGGGGTTGAGCCTGCTGATCCGCTTCCTGACGCCCTTCACCGTGATCGAGACGCTGCTGGTATCGCTGATTATCACGGTCGCGGGCTTTTGCGGCGGCGCGGTGATGAGCGCCGTCAAGCGCGACTTTGGCGTCAAAGATTTCGGCGCCGCCATTCCCGGCCACGGCGGCATGCTCGACCGCGTTGATTCGCTCTGTTATGCCGCGCCGTTCTTCTTTCACTACGTGCGCTATTTTCACTACTGGGGTTAA
- a CDS encoding CDP-alcohol phosphatidyltransferase family protein: MPSVYDFKPRFQNLLRPLMRGLAAIGLTPNAVTLAALVGSIAVGAAVSQAGKHPWLLLLLPAWLFARMALNAIDGMMARELGMASNLGAVLNELGDALSDLGLYLPLAFVFEPGRWPVIAFAIGAVLTEFCGVTSRALGASRRYDGPMGKSDRAFVVGALGLITFIAPAALSAWPWVFAVAALLTLVTCWNRLRRALAELAKAKASGG, encoded by the coding sequence ATGCCTTCGGTCTACGATTTCAAACCGCGATTTCAAAACCTGCTGCGCCCGTTGATGCGCGGACTTGCGGCCATCGGTCTGACGCCGAATGCCGTGACGCTCGCGGCGCTCGTCGGCTCGATTGCGGTCGGCGCGGCGGTGTCGCAGGCGGGCAAACACCCCTGGCTGCTGTTGCTGCTGCCGGCGTGGCTCTTTGCGCGCATGGCGCTGAACGCCATTGACGGCATGATGGCGCGCGAGCTAGGGATGGCTTCGAACCTCGGCGCCGTTTTGAATGAGCTGGGCGACGCGCTCTCTGACCTCGGATTGTATCTGCCGCTGGCGTTCGTCTTTGAACCGGGGCGCTGGCCGGTGATTGCTTTCGCCATCGGCGCGGTGCTGACAGAATTCTGCGGCGTTACGAGTCGCGCGCTCGGCGCGTCGCGGCGCTACGATGGGCCGATGGGCAAAAGCGACCGCGCCTTCGTCGTCGGCGCGCTCGGCTTAATCACTTTTATCGCGCCGGCGGCACTCTCGGCGTGGCCGTGGGTGTTCGCGGTGGCGGCGCTGCTTACGCTCGTCACCTGCTGGAACCGGCTTCGACGGGCGCTTGCGGAACTGGCGAAAGCGAAAGCGAGCGGAGGTTGA